The Epinephelus fuscoguttatus linkage group LG19, E.fuscoguttatus.final_Chr_v1 genome contains the following window.
tcccacatgttctccctgtgtcagcgtgggtttcctccaggtgctctgacatgttctccctgtgtcagcgtgggtttcctccaggtgctccgacatgttctcgccgtgtcagcgtgggtttcctccaggtgctctgacatgttctccccgtgtcagtgtgggtttcctccaggtgctctgacatgttctccctgtgtcagcgtgggtttcctccaggtgctctgacatattctccctgtgtcagcgtgggtttcctccaggtgctccgacatgttctccctgtgtcagcgtgggtttcctccaggtgctctgacatgttctccccgtgtcagcgtgggtttcctccaggtgctctgacatgttctccctgtgtcagtgtgggtttcctccaggtgctccgacatgttctccctgtgtcagcgtgggtttcctccaggtgctccgacatgttctccctgtgtcagcgtgggtttcctccaggtgctctgacatgttctccctgtgtcagtgtgggtttcctccaggtgctcccacatgttctccctgtgtcagcgtgggtttcctccaggtgctccgacatgttctccctgtgtcagtgtgggtttcctccaggtgctccgacatgttctccctttgtcagcgtgggtttcctccaggtgctccgacatgttctccctgtgtcagcgtgggtttcctccaggtgttcggacatgttctccccgtgtcagcgtgggtttcctccaggtgctctgacatgttctccctgtgtcagcgtgggtttcctccaggtgctccgacatgttctccctgtgtcagcgtgggtttcctccaggtgctgtgacatgttctccccgtgtcagcgtgggtttcctccaggtgctccgacatgttctccctgtgtcagcgtgggtttcctccaggtgctctgacatgttctccctgtgtcagcgtgggtttcctccaggtgctgtgacatgttctccccgtgtcagtgtgggtttcctccaggtgctctgacatgttctccctgtgtcagcgtgggtttcctccaggtcctccgacatgttctcgccgtgtcagcgtgggtttcctccaggtgctctgacatgttctccccgtgtcagcgtgggtttcctccaggtgctctgacatgttctccacCCCCACGTGACCCCCAAGAGGACAAGCGGTAACAGGAAATGGCCGAATGAATGAGTCATGTTAGCGGTGGATTATCGGACACTGTATTCCTGCTGGGCGGCGCCATGGACACAATGTGAATGTCCGGAAATATGTGAATCAAGTGGCACGAATGAaatgagtatgttttcttgTCATACACTTATTCGCAcaagttgaaaaatctgaactttagCAACCAATTTGTGTCGTGACGGTCAAttagcattgagatcctccggAGATGTATGACGCCAAGGACGTACTGGCAGAAGGTCATTCAGTGATTTCATGCGTGTATGACACAACGTATTCGCGGGTATGAAGAGAGTCAACACCAAATATTCTTGCATTCAAAATTGTGCGAGTAACGTGACGCAAAAATTTGCATCATGCTTGGAGTGAACGAACATAAGAACAGACCAACAGGCCATCTGCAGAGACGCAACCCAAACATGGGTGAAAATACTTCTGTGTGTTTCAGCAGGTGCACAGTGACAGTCGCAGCCTTAACCTCACTGATCTCTGTATAAACACTTGTGGTAGTAATAACACGTGATAACTCACAGTCCATGGCCATGCCCACTGAGATACACTTCTTGAAGCGGCACAGCTGGCACTGGTTGCGCGTGATCTTGTCGATGATGCAGCAGCCTTCATATTTACAGGAGTACGCTGGATGGAGGTTCTTCTGGATCGTTCTGCGGAAGAAACCCTGAAGAaggcaaaatgaaaacagagagagaagaagaaaaggtggtgaaataaaggaatgaaaacacacaaacaccacagagacagaaaccaGTGATGGAGAGAAATATGCAGCTTCATCACCGCAAAATAAAATCCACCAATTAAATGTTCTTGTGTTTTGATTAGCATAAACGAGTGCTTTCAGCGGCTCGCATCACATGGCGGGCTGATGATTGCATGGCAGGACGCTGCTTGCCAAGAGCGGCTCAGTAATGAAGTGATAGCGTGACTGAGCGTCTCTTAGTAACCGCTTTTGTACCCGACAGTTGGGGAGCAGTTTGATTAGACTCGCACTCCTGAAGTGGCTCACAGAGACACCTGAATTTGAGAAGCATCAGGAGGCAGGTGAGAAATCAGTCTGATACATATCAGCACCATGAGAAGGAAAAACTTCATCTAGATCTATACGATAACAATAAGTGTCCAGTACGTCCCCTGAAGTTAATTTCTCCTTTCAGCTCCACAGCAGGATTTCAGTGCCTCATTTCCCCCGTGAGAACGGCAAGACTCAAGAATAGATGAAGGCATTTCTGGAGGCCGTAGACAGGCGGCTCTACGGGACGCCAATCATTGGATAATAAACCTCTGCTCAGCAGGAACCCACACCCGCCATCGAGAAGCTCCCTCAAGTCATTACTGTAGAGTGAAATCAGTCATTTTCTAAATCAGGAAAATCTGTTTGCTTCAGGCCTGATTTCCGCGATGATGAtcaacaacacagacaacaaaGCTCACAGTCAGTTCAAGAGCTGCAACCATTAATTGATCAGTtctgttcagtttagtttatttgtaagagaaaaaaaagtaagaatACTCTGATTCCAGTTTCTTAGGCTGCTGTCAgacctagagtggtctcctctggtctgaatcagggactcatgttatcccaaagttgtataattgcctagagttggttggtgttctcacggcagcatttacaagaggaccagatcaaatgccttgtgtgagaaagctgctcttgattggtcagaatttccatgtgggaaaaatccaggaagtaaagcaaacgttgaagaagagtacacgcACGTTGAGAAAGAGCTGAAGGCAAAGCAACGTGTTTGTGAAATACTGAGCCtccgactggataaatgagacctgtGTTATACTGCTtaagttgttgttgctgttttgctgttgttaaagtgGTCCCAGTTTACGTCCCAGTTTACGTCCCAGTTTTTGGATTCCTTGttcgagaaaaacaaagtggaCATCAACAaagtgccaaatttaaagaaattgttTTTGAGATAATATATTCATGAGAATTCAACAGATGCAAATCATGGTGATCTTACCCtgtgaccatcaaattctaatcagttcattcttgagtccacatggacgtttgtgtcaaactTAAGAAAACTCCCTaacagtgttcttgagatattgcattcattagaataagacagatgcaaGATCACcttgaccttaacctttgaacAACAagttctaatcagtttatcactgagtccaagtggacgtttgtgccaaatttaaagaaattccctttaagtgctcttgagatatcctattcacaagaatgcaacagatgatgtcatggtgaccttgacctataacaaacaaaatcttatcagtttattcttcagtccaaatgaacttttttttttttttaagaaatttcctcaaggtgtttttaAGATATCACCTTCATGGGAATGAGACAGGTgtatggtcacagtgaccttgacctttgatcactaAACTGTAATCCATTCATCCTTCAAATGAattggatatttgtgccaaatttaaaaattcCCTCGAGGTCTTCttaagatattgcattcacaagaatgagacagatcaggttacagtgaccttttaCCACTAAAATTGTATCAGTTCATCTGTgcgtccaagtggacgtttgtgccaaattcaaagcAATGTCCTCAgtgtattcttgagatatcgtgttcatgagaatgagacaggtgcgaagtcacagtgaccttaacctgtaaccatcaaattctaatcagttaattgttgagtgtaagtggacgtttgtgccaaatgtgaagaaactCCCTCAGGGTATTTTTGAGATGGTGCACTCATGAAAATATGACAGGCgtaaagtcacagtgaccttgacctgtgACCATAAAATTCTGATCAATTCATCATTTAGTCCTacatggacgtttgtgccaaattttaagaaatccCTAGTGGTGTACGTGtgattgcattcatgagaataagacagatgTAAGATAACcttgaccttaacctttgaacaccaaaatctaatcagttcatcgccTTGAATCGGAGGTTTGTggcaaatttgaagaaattcctttgaGGCGATTGTGAGCTATCGCATTAACGAGAACGGGACGGACAATTTGAAAACTTGccggtgcagaggcataaaaagcactttgatcTTTAAGGTCAGAGGCGAACGTAACGTCACTGTAGggttgacaggaagtaaacacacGTTCAGTTCATAAAACAGATACTTGAATCGTACACGTAGAGAATTCCGGTCTTTTATGTGTCGGAGATATTTTAGTAGTTTGTGCCGTACCTTGCAACCCTCGCAGGTGATGCAGCGGTAGTGGTAGCCAGTCGCCTTGTCCCCGCACACCACGCACGGCTCGTCTTTCTCCAGGTAGCTGGGGATGTACCCTGGAACAGAGACACTAAGAGCTataggagaggaggaggaggatgaagaggaagacaGGGTGGAATGAGAGAAGGGTGAACCATGA
Protein-coding sequences here:
- the LOC125879296 gene encoding uncharacterized protein LOC125879296 isoform X2 → MRRDEKGSMVVKWLALISGSKPRAGEAVLCRVCRFSPCQRGFPPGAPTCSPCVSVGFLQVFGHVLPVSAWVSSRCSDMFSLCQRGFPPGALTCSPCVSVGFFQVFGHVLPVSAWVSSRCSHMFSLCQRGFPPGALTCSPCVSVGFLQVLRHVLAVSAWVSSRCSDMFSPCQRGFPPGALTCSPCVSVGFLQVLRHVLPVSAWVSSRCSDMFSLCQRGFPPGALTCSPCVSVGFLQVLPHVLPVSAWVSSRCSDMFSLCQCGFPPGAPTCSPFVSVGFLQVLRHVLPVSAWVSSRCSDMFSPCQRGFPPGALTCSPCVSVGFLQVLRHVLPVSAWVSSRCSDMFSLCQRGFPPGAVTCSPRVSVGFLQVL
- the LOC125879296 gene encoding uncharacterized protein LOC125879296 isoform X4, with amino-acid sequence MRRDEKGSMVVKWLALISGSKPRAGEAVLCRVCRFSPCQRGFPPGAPTCSPCVSVGFLQVFGHVLPVSAWVSSRCSDMFSLCQRGFPPGALTCSPCVSVGFFQVFGHVLPVSAWVSSRCSHMFSLCQRGFPPGALTCSPCVSVGFLQVLRHVLAVSAWVSSRCSDMFSPCQRGFPPGALTCSPCVSVGFLQVLRHVLPVSAWVSSRCSDMFSLCQRGFPPGAPTCSPCVSVGFLQVFGHVLPVSAWVSSRCSDMFSLCQRGFPPGAPTCSPCVSVGFLQVLRHVLPVSAWVSSRCSDMFSLCQRGFPPGAVTCSPRVSVGFLQVL
- the LOC125879296 gene encoding uncharacterized protein LOC125879296 isoform X8 — its product is MRRDEKGSMVVKWLALISGSKPRAGEAVLCRVCRFSPCQRGFPPGAPTCSPCVSVGFLQVFGHVLPVSAWVSSRCSDMFSLCQRGFPPGALTCSPCVSVGFFQVFGHVLPVSAWVSSRCSHMFSLCQRGFPPGALTCSPCVSVGFLQVLRHVLAVSAWVSSRCSDMFSPCQRGFPPGALTCSPCVSVGFLQVLRHVLPVSAWVSSRCSDMFSLCQRGFPPGAPTCSPCVSVGFLQVLRHVLPVSAWVSSRCSDMFSLCQRGFPPGAVTCSPRVSVGFLQVL
- the LOC125879296 gene encoding uncharacterized protein LOC125879296 isoform X1, which produces MRRDEKGSMVVKWLALISGSKPRAGEAVLCRVCRFSPCQRGFPPGAPTCSPCVSVGFLQVFGHVLPVSAWVSSRCSDMFSLCQRGFPPGALTCSPCVSVGFFQVFGHVLPVSAWVSSRCSHMFSLCQRGFPPGALTCSPCVSVGFLQVLRHVLAVSAWVSSRCSDMFSPCQRGFPPGALTCSPCVSVGFLQVLRHVLPVSAWVSSRCSDMFSLCQRGFPPGALTCSPCVSVGFLQVLPHVLPVSAWVSSRCSDMFSLCQCGFPPGAPTCSPFVSVGFLQVLRHVLPVSAWVSSRCSDMFSPCQRGFPPGALTCSPCVSVGFLQVLRHVLPVSAWVSSRCCDMFSPCQCGFPPGALTCSPCVSVGFLQVLRHVLAVSAWVSSRCSDMFSPCQRGFPPGALTCSPPPRDPQEDKR
- the LOC125879296 gene encoding uncharacterized protein LOC125879296 isoform X5, translating into MRRDEKGSMVVKWLALISGSKPRAGEAVLCRVCRFSPCQRGFPPGAPTCSPCVSVGFLQVFGHVLPVSAWVSSRCSDMFSLCQRGFPPGALTCSPCVSVGFFQVFGHVLPVSAWVSSRCSHMFSLCQRGFPPGALTCSPCVSVGFLQVLRHVLAVSAWVSSRCSDMFSPCQRGFPPGALTCSPCVSVGFLQVLRHVLPVSAWVSSRCSDMFSLCQRGFPPGALTCSPCVSVGFLQVLRHVLPVSAWVSSRCCDMFSPCQCGFPPGALTCSPCVSVGFLQVLRHVLAVSAWVSSRCSDMFSPCQRGFPPGALTCSPPPRDPQEDKR
- the LOC125879296 gene encoding uncharacterized protein LOC125879296 isoform X3, whose product is MFSLCQRGFPPGVRTCSPCVSVGFLQVFGHVLPVSAWVSSRCSDMFSLCQRGFLPGVRTCSPCVSVGFLQVLPHVLPVSAWVSSRCSDMFSLCQRGFPPGALTCSPCVSVGFLQVLRHVLPVSAWVSSRCSDMFSLCQRGFPPGALTCSPCVSVGFLQVLPHVLPVSAWVSSRCSDMFSLCQCGFPPGAPTCSPFVSVGFLQVLRHVLPVSAWVSSRCSDMFSPCQRGFPPGALTCSPCVSVGFLQVLRHVLPVSAWVSSRCCDMFSPCQCGFPPGALTCSPCVSVGFLQVLRHVLAVSAWVSSRCSDMFSPCQRGFPPGALTCSPPPRDPQEDKR
- the LOC125879296 gene encoding uncharacterized protein LOC125879296 isoform X20, giving the protein MFSLCQRGFPPGVRTCSPCVSVGFLQVFGHVLPVSAWVSSRCSDMFSLCQRGFLPGVRTCSPCVSVGFLQVLPHVLPVSAWVSSRCSDMFSLCQRGFPPGAPTCSPCVSVGFLQVLRHVLPVSAWVSSRCSDMFSLCQRGFPPGAPTCSPCVSVGFLQVLRHVLAVSAWVSSRCSDMFSTPT
- the LOC125879296 gene encoding uncharacterized protein LOC125879296 isoform X6 → MFSLCQRGFPPGVRTCSPCVSVGFLQVFGHVLPVSAWVSSRCSDMFSLCQRGFLPGVRTCSPCVSVGFLQVLPHVLPVSAWVSSRCSDMFSLCQRGFPPGALTCSPCVSVGFLQVLPHVLPVSAWVSSRCSDMFSLCQCGFPPGAPTCSPFVSVGFLQVLRHVLPVSAWVSSRCSDMFSPCQRGFPPGALTCSPCVSVGFLQVLRHVLPVSAWVSSRCCDMFSPCQCGFPPGALTCSPCVSVGFLQVLRHVLAVSAWVSSRCSDMFSPCQRGFPPGALTCSPPPRDPQEDKR
- the LOC125879296 gene encoding uncharacterized protein LOC125879296 isoform X16, encoding MFSLCQRGFPPGAPTCSPCVSVGFLQVLRHVLPVSAWVSSRCSDMFSLCQCGFPPGAPTCSPCVSVGFLQVLRHVLPVSVWVSSRCSDMFSLCQRGFPPGAPTCSPCVSVGFLQVFGHVLPVSAWVSSRCSDMFSLCQRGFPPGAPTCSPCVSVGFLQVLRHVLPVSAWVSSRCSDMFSLCQRGFPPGAVTCSPRVSVGFLQVL
- the LOC125879296 gene encoding uncharacterized protein LOC125879296 isoform X12, with the translated sequence MFSLCQRGFPPGALTYSPCVSVGFLQVLRHVLPVSAWVSSRCSDMFSLCQCGFPPGAPTCSPCVSVGFLQVLRHVLPVSAWVSSRCSDMFSLCQCGFPPGAPTCSPCVSVGFLQVLRHVLPVSVWVSSRCSDMFSLCQRGFPPGAPTCSPCVSVGFLQVFGHVLPVSAWVSSRCSDMFSLCQRGFPPGAPTCSPCVSVGFLQVLRHVLPVSAWVSSRCSDMFSLCQRGFPPGAVTCSPRVSVGFLQVL
- the LOC125879296 gene encoding uncharacterized protein LOC125879296 isoform X17 produces the protein MFSLCQRGFPPGALTYSPCVSVGFLQVLRHVLPVSAWVSSRCSDMFSLCQRGFPPGAPTCSPCVSVGFLQVLRHVLPVSAWVSSRCSDMFSPCQRGFPPGALTCSPCVSVGFLQVLRHVLPVSAWVSSRCCDMFSPCQCGFPPGALTCSPCVSVGFLQVLRHVLAVSAWVSSRCSDMFSPCQRGFPPGALTCSPPPRDPQEDKR
- the LOC125879296 gene encoding uncharacterized protein LOC125879296 isoform X11 codes for the protein MRRDEKGSMVVKWLALISGSKPRAGEAVLCRVCRFSPCQRGFPPGAPTCSPCVSVGFLQVFGHVLPVSAWVSSRCSDMFSLCQCGFPPGAPTCSPCVSVGFLQVLPHVLPVSAWVSSRCSDMFSLCQCGFPPGAPTCSPFVSVGFLQVLRHVLPVSAWVSSRCSDMFSPCQRGFPPGALTCSPCVSVGFLQVLRHVLPVSAWVSSRCCDMFSPCQCGFPPGALTCSPCVSVGFLQVLRHVLAVSAWVSSRCSDMFSPCQRGFPPGALTCSPPPRDPQEDKR
- the LOC125879296 gene encoding uncharacterized protein LOC125879296 isoform X10, translating into MRRDEKGSMVVKWLALISGSKPRAGEAVLCRVCRFSPCQRGFPPGAPTCSPCVSVGFLQVFGHVLPVSAWVSSRCSDMFSLCQCGFPPGAPTCSPCVSVGFLQVLRHVLPVSAWVSSRCSDMFSLCQCGFPPGAPTCSPFVSVGFLQVLRHVLPVSAWVSSRCSDMFSPCQRGFPPGALTCSPCVSVGFLQVLRHVLPVSAWVSSRCCDMFSPCQCGFPPGALTCSPCVSVGFLQVLRHVLAVSAWVSSRCSDMFSPCQRGFPPGALTCSPPPRDPQEDKR
- the LOC125879296 gene encoding uncharacterized protein LOC125879296 isoform X13, whose protein sequence is MFSLCQRGFPPGALTCSPCVSVGFLQVLRHVLPVSAWVSSRCSDMFSLCQRGFPPGALTCSPCVSVGFLQVLPHVLPVSAWVSSRCSDMFSLCQCGFPPGAPTCSPFVSVGFLQVLRHVLPVSAWVSSRCSDMFSPCQRGFPPGALTCSPCVSVGFLQVLRHVLPVSAWVSSRCCDMFSPCQCGFPPGALTCSPCVSVGFLQVLRHVLAVSAWVSSRCSDMFSPCQRGFPPGALTCSPPPRDPQEDKR
- the LOC125879296 gene encoding uncharacterized protein LOC125879296 isoform X7, which codes for MRRDEKGSMVVKWLALISGSKPRAGEAVLCRVCRFSPCQRGFPPGAPTCSPCVSVGFLQVFGHVLPVSAWVSSRCSDMFSLCQCGFPPGAPTCSPCVSVGFLQVLRHVLPVSAWVSSRCSDMFSLCQCGFPPGAPTCSPCVSVGFLQVLRHVLPVSVWVSSRCSDMFSLCQRGFPPGAPTCSPCVSVGFLQVFGHVLPVSAWVSSRCSDMFSLCQRGFPPGAPTCSPCVSVGFLQVLRHVLPVSAWVSSRCSDMFSLCQRGFPPGAVTCSPRVSVGFLQVL
- the LOC125879296 gene encoding uncharacterized protein LOC125879296 isoform X18; the encoded protein is MFSLCQRGFPPGAPTCSPCVSVGFLQVLRHVLPVSAWVSSRCSDMFSLCQCGFPPGAPTCSPCVSVGFLQVLRHVLPVSVWVSSRCSDMFSLCQRGFPPGAPTCSPCVSVGFLQVFGHVLPVSAWVSSRCSDMFSLCQRGFPPGAPTCSPCVSVGFLQVLRHVLPVSAWVSSRCSDMFSLCQRGFPPGAVTCSPRVSVGFLQVL
- the LOC125879296 gene encoding uncharacterized protein LOC125879296 isoform X9, whose product is MRRDEKGSMVVKWLALISGSKPRAGEAVLCRVCRFSPCQRGFPPGAPTCSPCVSVGFLQVLRHVLPVSAWVSSRCSDMFSLCQRGFPPGALTCSPCVSVGFLQVLPHVLPVSAWVSSRCSDMFSLCQCGFPPGAPTCSPFVSVGFLQVLRHVLPVSAWVSSRCSDMFSPCQRGFPPGALTCSPCVSVGFLQVLRHVLPVSAWVSSRCCDMFSPCQCGFPPGALTCSPCVSVGFLQVLRHVLAVSAWVSSRCSDMFSPCQRGFPPGALTCSPPPRDPQEDKR
- the LOC125879296 gene encoding uncharacterized protein LOC125879296 isoform X14 is translated as MRRDEKGSMVVKWLALISGSKPRAGEAVLCRVCRFSPCQRGFPPGAPTCSPCVSVGFLQVFGHVLPVSAWVSSRCSDMFSLCQCGFPPGAPTCSPCVSVGFLQVLRHVLPVSVWVSSRCSDMFSLCQRGFPPGAPTCSPCVSVGFLQVFGHVLPVSAWVSSRCSDMFSLCQRGFPPGAPTCSPCVSVGFLQVLRHVLPVSAWVSSRCSDMFSLCQRGFPPGAVTCSPRVSVGFLQVL
- the LOC125879296 gene encoding uncharacterized protein LOC125879296 isoform X19, which gives rise to MFSLCQRGFPPGALTCSPCVSVGFLQVLPHVLPVSAWVSSRCSDMFSLCQCGFPPGAPTCSPFVSVGFLQVLRHVLPVSAWVSSRCSDMFSPCQRGFPPGALTCSPCVSVGFLQVLRHVLPVSAWVSSRCCDMFSPCQCGFPPGALTCSPCVSVGFLQVLRHVLAVSAWVSSRCSDMFSPCQRGFPPGALTCSPPPRDPQEDKR
- the LOC125879296 gene encoding uncharacterized protein LOC125879296 isoform X15 — translated: MRRDEKGSMVVKWLALISGSKPRAGEAVLCRVCRFSPCQRGFPPGAPTCSPCVSVGFLQVFGHVLPVSAWVSSRCSDMFSLCQRGFPPGAPTCSPCVSVGFLQVLRHVLPVSVWVSSRCSDMFSLCQRGFPPGAPTCSPCVSVGFLQVFGHVLPVSAWVSSRCSDMFSLCQRGFPPGAPTCSPCVSVGFLQVLRHVLPVSAWVSSRCSDMFSLCQRGFPPGAVTCSPRVSVGFLQVL